A region of the Zhihengliuella halotolerans genome:
CCTCCTCGGTCTCGCCGGGGAAGCCGACGATGATGTCCGTGGTGATGGCGGCGTGCGGGATCCGCTCGCGGACCTTGTCGAGGATTCCGAGGAACTTCTTGGAGCGGTAGGACCGGCGCATGTCCTTGAGCACCTTGTCGGATCCGGACTGCAGCGGCATGTGCAGCTGCGGCATGGCGTTGGGGGTCTCCGCCATCGCGTCGATGACGTCGTCGGTGAAAGCCGCGGGGTGCGGACTGGTGAACCGGACGCGTTCGAGCCCGTCGATCTCGCCGCACGCGCGCAACAGCTTCCCGAAGGCGAACCGGTCGCCGAACTCGACACCGTAGGAGTTCACGTTCTGCCCGAGCAACGTCACCTCGATCGCCCCGTCGTCGACGAGCGCCTGCACCTCGGCGAGGATGTCGCCTGGGCGGCGGTCACGCTCCTTGCCGCGCAGGGCCGGGACGATGCAGAACGTGCACGTGTTGTTGCAGCCGACCGAGATGGAGACCCATCCGGCGTACACGTTGTCGCGCTTCGTCGGGAGGGTCGAGGGAAACACGTCGAGGGACTCGAGGATCTCGAGCTGGGCCTCGTTGTTGTGCCTGGCCCGCTCGAGCAGCGTGGGCAGCGAGCCGACGTTGTGGGTGCCGAAGACGACGTCGACCCAGGGCGCCTTCGCGAGGATCGTCTCGCGGTCCTTCTGGGCGAGGCAGCCGCCGACCGCGATCTGCATATCGGGGCGTTTCTCCTTGATGGGGGCCAGGATCCCGAGGTTTCCGTAGAGCTTGTTGTCCGCGTTCTCGCGGACCGCGCACGTGTTGAAGACGACCACGTCCGCCGTGCTCGTCTCGGGCCCCGATTTGGTCAGGCCGGCCGCTTCGAGCAGTCCGGAGAGACGCTCGGAGTCGTGCACGTTCATCTGGCAGCCGAACGTGCGCACCTCGTAGGTACGGTCGTCGGCTGCGGGCGCTGGCTGAGGCTGGGGGGTTGTCAAACTCACCTCCCTAGGGTATCGAATCCTGGCAAATCGCCGTCCCCGCCGGAGCCAAGATCACTCCTCGCGGGCCTCGCGGATGGCCTCGTTGACGACGCCGAACGCGACGCCGCCGCCGTAGCCCTTCCGTGCGAGCATCGAGACCAGCCGCCGGATGACTTTGTCGCGCTGGAGCCGGTCGTTCAAGTCCGCCGAGCCCTGACTGCGCAATTTCTTGTCGACCAGTTCGCGAGCGGCTCGGCGCTCGTCGTCCTCGGTAACCTGCTCGAGGGCCTCCACGATGAACTCGTCGTCGATACCCTTCTGCACCAGCTCGCGGCGTAGCGCCGACGCGGCCAGACGTCGGGTCCCGGCCCGGCTCCGGACCCACATGAGCGCGAAT
Encoded here:
- the miaB gene encoding tRNA (N6-isopentenyl adenosine(37)-C2)-methylthiotransferase MiaB codes for the protein MSLTTPQPQPAPAADDRTYEVRTFGCQMNVHDSERLSGLLEAAGLTKSGPETSTADVVVFNTCAVRENADNKLYGNLGILAPIKEKRPDMQIAVGGCLAQKDRETILAKAPWVDVVFGTHNVGSLPTLLERARHNNEAQLEILESLDVFPSTLPTKRDNVYAGWVSISVGCNNTCTFCIVPALRGKERDRRPGDILAEVQALVDDGAIEVTLLGQNVNSYGVEFGDRFAFGKLLRACGEIDGLERVRFTSPHPAAFTDDVIDAMAETPNAMPQLHMPLQSGSDKVLKDMRRSYRSKKFLGILDKVRERIPHAAITTDIIVGFPGETEEDFQATLDVVEASRFSSAFTFQYSKRPGTPAAELADQLPKAVVQERYERLVALQDRISAEENRKQVGRQVHVMVTAGSGRKSEETGRLSGRAEDQRLVHFSVPEGGQTPRPGDVVTVPVTAAAPFHLLADPAGVESYALRRTRAGDAWDRSQAESCGVPAQPAAAGGRGVSLGMPSIGVRS